The genomic region GTCGCCGTCGGGTTCGCCGAAGAAGAGATAATCGACGTCGAGTTCACCGGCGAGCATGGCGATGTCGCGCGTCTTGAGCTTGCCGGCGCCGACGATGCGCTGCGGGCGAAAGTTCTCCGCGGCGATGACGAGATTCTGGTGGCCGTTTGCTATATGCACGCCGTCGGCGCCCACATGGCCCGCCGCACGGGTGAAATTCTCAAGGATTGCTGCAGCGCCTGCCGCCTGGATCACCGGCACGAGGCGGCGGGCGCGCGCTTCCGTCTCGGTCTCGCTCGCCGAGGCGGTGATGAGAACGGCCGCCACGGGCGCGACGGAAAGAGCGGCTTCGAGCGCCTCGACGTCTTTCGTATCGTCGCCGGAAGACGGCGCGACCAAAAATAGTTGTGGTGGAAGCGCCTCGTCGTCCGCGGCCCGGGGCGTCATCTGATCGGCATGGGTTTTCTGGGTCATCGTCCTGGCACATAAACGAAAGGAGGCGTCACCGCCTCCTCAACGTCGCAAATTCGGCGATTGTTTGAGAGAGGCCTCAGGCGGCCTTCTTCTCCTCCGTTTCGCTCCACCGGCCCGTCGCCGCAAGCGAATTCATGCGCGCACGGTGGTTGAAGGCGCGCTGAGCGGCGGCCTCGTTCTCCATCTTGCCACCCCAGGCGTTGAGAGCCGCCGTCTGCAGGGCGCGGCCATAGGAGAAGGTGAGCTTCCACGGAAGCGGGCCCATGGCGTTCATGGCAGAGAGATGCGCCGTCGCCTCTTCGTCCGACTGGCCGCCGGAGAGGAAGGCGATGCCCGGAACGGCCGGCGGCACGCAGGATTTGAGGCAACGCAGCGTCTTCTCCGCGACCTCTTCGACGCTCGCCTTCTGGCCGGAATGGTCGCCTGGGACGATCATATTCGGCTTCAAGATCATGCCCTCAAGCATGACATTGGCGTCGTAGAGTTCCGTAAAGACCGTCTTCAAGGTCCACTCCGTGACCTCATAGCAGCGGTCGATGTCGTGTTTGGCGCGGTCGCCATCCATCAGCACTTCCGGCTCGACGATCGGGACGATGCCGTTTTCCTGGCAGAGCGCCGCATAGCGGGCGAGCGCATGGGCGTTCGCCTTGACGCAATTCCAGGAGGGCAGCGGGCCGTCGATGGTGATGACGGCGCGCCATTTGGCGAAACGCGCGCCGAGCTCGTGATATTCCTTGAGACGGCCGCGCAGACCCGTCAGGCCTTCCGTGACCTTCTCGCCCGGCGAGAGCGCCATGTCCTTGGCGCCCTGATCGACCTTGATGCCGGGCACCGCGCCCGCATCCTGGATGATCTTGGAAAACGGCGTGCCGTCGCGCGCCGCCTGACGGAGGGTTTCGTCGAAGAGAATGACGCCGGAAATGTAGTCCTTCATCGCGTCGGCACGGAACAGCATTTCGCGATAGTCGCGGCGCGATTCCTCCGTCGAGGCGAGGCTGATCGTATCGAAGCGCTTCTTGATGGTGCCGGTGCTTTCGTCGGCGGCAAGGATGCCCTTGCCTTCGGCTACCATCTTGTTGGCGATGTCTTCGAGGCGTTCCGTCATTCAATCCTCCGTTCCAAGCGCCCGCAGAATGCAGGCCGGTGTGGCCAATGTTGGGCCGATCAGGCCTTCTTCAAGGCCGTAACACCCGGCAGTTCCTTGCCTTCCATCCATTCCAGGAAGGCCCCGCCGGCCGTGGAGACGTAGGAAAAATCGTCCGCGACGCCCGCCTGATGCAGTGCGGAGACGGTGTCGCCGCCGCCGGCGACCGAGATGAGCGAACCGGCCTTGGTGGCCTCCGCGGCATGGCGGGCGCAGGCGACCGTCGCCTTGTCGAAGGGCTTTGTCTCGAAAGCGCCGAGCGGGCCGTTCCAGACGAGGGTTTCGGCCTTGTCGATCCATTCGTTGACGGCGGCGATGCTCTCAGGCCCGACGTCGAGGATCATGCCGTCGTCGGGCACCTTGTCGAGGGGAAGCGTTTCGCAGGCCGCGTTCTCTTTGAATTCCTTGGCGACCACGACGTCCTGCGGCAGCACGATGGCACAGGCGGAAGAGGCGGCTTCCGTCATGATGCGGCGAGCGGTTTCGGCAAGATCCGCCTCACATAGCGACTTGCCGACGGCGACGCCCTTGGCATGCAGAAACGTATTCGC from Rhodopseudomonas julia harbors:
- a CDS encoding class I fructose-bisphosphate aldolase, which codes for MTERLEDIANKMVAEGKGILAADESTGTIKKRFDTISLASTEESRRDYREMLFRADAMKDYISGVILFDETLRQAARDGTPFSKIIQDAGAVPGIKVDQGAKDMALSPGEKVTEGLTGLRGRLKEYHELGARFAKWRAVITIDGPLPSWNCVKANAHALARYAALCQENGIVPIVEPEVLMDGDRAKHDIDRCYEVTEWTLKTVFTELYDANVMLEGMILKPNMIVPGDHSGQKASVEEVAEKTLRCLKSCVPPAVPGIAFLSGGQSDEEATAHLSAMNAMGPLPWKLTFSYGRALQTAALNAWGGKMENEAAAQRAFNHRARMNSLAATGRWSETEEKKAA
- a CDS encoding thiamine phosphate synthase, which produces MTQKTHADQMTPRAADDEALPPQLFLVAPSSGDDTKDVEALEAALSVAPVAAVLITASASETETEARARRLVPVIQAAGAAAILENFTRAAGHVGADGVHIANGHQNLVIAAENFRPQRIVGAGKLKTRDIAMLAGELDVDYLFFGEPDGDSHDEPHPKALALAEWWASMMEVPAVIMAGASLETLPEALATGAEFVALRRAVWEAPEGPTEAMRRVSDIVLRRSVPA